TCGGAATGTCCATTGCGAGGGACGGTAGAGTCTGAAACTGATCCGGACTgaatggagatgggagatgaaggaagtcGTGGGCTACTAAGCGATAAGTGTTGCGCGACGCTGTTGCCAGTTCCCTCGGATTGATTCGAATTCTTTGTGGTTCTCGCGGGATGTCTTAAAGGAGACCCAGAGGACGTCGACAATGAAGGAGTAGAGTCTCCGGGTACATtattctcatcctcctctttcagAGTAGCTTCATGATGATCATATCGACCGTGCTTGATTCGCCAACATTTATGACAGGCGAAAGCATTAGAACCCTCGAGAACCTCCACGCTTGTGAACTCTCTCAGACAGCGCTCCAAGCCGGTTTCGACCTTTGTAGGTTCGTTGTTCACAGGGCCACTTCCACTTTGCGCAGCACGCAATCGGGCGATGGGGTCATGCTGCTCAGCAACCTGGGGAGGCGCGAGGATTCTGGCTATGTACGCCGCTTGAGCGGGAGTAGGAGCAACTTGATGCTTGTGATGACCACGATGGTGGTGCAGTCGTTCCCTCAGTTGGACAGGTGATGGTGGCGCAGTAGGGGTCTTCTCTGCCTCAAGAGTGGGAGTAACATTGACGCTTGACGAAGCGCTGCCGGGCCTTGTGTGAGCACGTTTCTTTCTATTGAAAATACTGAATTTTCTGGAGCCTGTTCTCCCAAGGCTGGCACCTTCGCCTTCAGAGATGCTCACACTTTTCCGTCTGCCGAAATGGGTGGTATTGGGGTTGGTTTCAGGGTCGGAAAGCTCGTTATCGGAAAGAGCTGAAGGGGGTGGCTGAATGTGTGCAGTCGGAGGTATTTCAGGGGAGTTTCTGGAACTGGAAGACCTCCCGGGCATAAGTCTTTGAGCAAAGGCTATGACCTTGTCCCGTTTACGAGGCCGTTCGGCTTCGTTCGGCATCTGAAGAGAAATGTCAAGAAAACCTTCATAAGTGTGGGATAGCTGACGAGAATCAGTCTTTTGAACAATATGCTAGGTAGTAGGATGAATAAGCTAAACTTACAGCTTTGCACTTTTCACAAACTACCACACTTGCAAGCAATCCACCAAACAGGACATCCACAAAGGGAGTCAATTTTTCATTCACCGTATTTTCCACCAGCGTCTCCACCGATTTTTCCACTGAATAATCTCCAATCCCTTCATCCAGTACTTTTACTTCTGCCTCGTCAGGATTGCGGGAAGGTTCTTCTGTTAGAACCTTGCCAGTAACAACACTCAAATCGACGTCCTCAAGCTTGACCCTCGACATTGGGTCTATCTGCGCGCTCAAACTCGGAGTGACAGGTAGAGAATGAGCAGGAGATGGGAGCGGCGACACTATAGGTGAGATATGATCTTGAAGTTGTAAGCCCTGGGTTTCGATATCGGCTTGAGATGGTTGAATGTTTGCCcgctttttccttctaTCTCCCTTATCAGGTAACCCCTTGGGCTGTAGAATTTTGATTgcgtctttctcctccaattCCATCAAATCTAATAAATGTCTTAAAAACTCGTGAGCGTCTTGCTGGTCATAGTCATTGTACTGAGGATGCTTCGCGCTGACAGTATGCAACATATTTGTCAAACGCATGCAGCCCTCATCTCCGATGTATCGGTCTTTCCGCCGATATCCTTCATGAAGTGCTGAAATGAATGCGATGGTGATGGGCAACTTTTCATACAGTTTGGGTTCGAGGGCCTCTTGATGCAAAGAAGGAATTTGGGAGCGGGGGACCACGGGAGCAGGGAGAATAGAGTTGGGGAGAGGCTTTAGCGGAGAAACGGGGGATGCGTATAAGAGCGAGGTAAGGGAAGCCGTGGCGCTCAACTACAGATATTTCGTTAGTGGTCCAGACAAGTATCCGAGAGGAAATCACACACAGCCTGGAAGGTAGAGTTTAAGAAGCACGTATTGAACTCGTTCACGATACCAACGGGCTTGTAGCGGTATGCgggggatgaagattgtCCGTCCGAAAAGGAGGTGTGGGAAGAGTTGGTTGCTTTGGTGGTGGACATAAAGATGGcgggatgggagaggggaggggtGGCGAGGGGAGCGACAAGACAGAAGTGAGGAGCAGATGAGGTGAAGAATGAATATCTGACAGTCGGCGAATACGTATGTAGTAAAAGCGACAAGGGACCGCAAGAAATGTGCCCTGAAATTGACCATCGGAGACCCGCGCAAGCCCTTGCTCCCCCGCATACAAAATGAATGctcttgagcttcttcctgcaaACATCCAGAGGGTACTATGCGACTTGCATTGTTAAGAGAGCACAATGCTGGGCAGTCCACCTGGAGATCAATCTATGCCATGTTTGTTATGACAGAAAATGTCCACAGCAGTAACGGTTCGAAAATCAAATAATTCACATTGGGATCGGGCGTCTTTTTCCTCTGTCATAAAAATGTTTAGTCAAAGCATCAGTGACCTTTTTCTGCAACAGTTCTCCTTACAACAGCTTTACATCCATCATGAACATATAAGACACAAAGACCAAAGGGTTGCCCGAATACAACGAACTTCAACAGCGATTAAGACATCCAACGCTGGGCCCCTTCACCCACAGCGAGCGTGGGATCATAATGACGGCAGCTTTCTGCCTATTACGCCAACCAAGACTTTCAAGATGTGGCATACACTCATAGTTATCATACAAACAATCCCCAAAGACATATCATCCTCCTATTAACTTTCACTTGGTCCACTGGCAACCACAACGCGCCCCCCAAATCCGAGCCGTCTATCCGGTTGACAAAATCTATCGAGGCGTTGGAACCTCAGAAGCTATAATATCGTCAGTTAATAAGCATATCACGATAAATATTCATGTTGCCACCCAATCAGTCGATGCTGTTCAACGACAAGGATGACTTTGGGGACGACTGGAAAATCACTCACGGTTGAGGATACCCTTTTGGACAAGCTCTTCGGGTTGGGGCCGTTGGGCAATTCCTTGATCAAGGATATCCTGAAGCAAATTCAGCTTTGAAAGGGAGATAGGTTAGATAGCCAACATACCTTGTTCATAGCCTTTTCAAGATCGGCCCTCTTACCAGCCATCACGTCACCAGGTGCACCTaacaaagatgatgagcttcTAAATTttaatctcttcatcataaGCTCAATTTTACCTTTCAGAATACCCTTTTCTTGTAGTTCATCGGCAGATTCTCTCCTCTTATACAACTTTTCAAACTTGGCCTTGTCCATCTCATTCTTGGGACTCAAGTCGTGGCTTCTGTCGACCTCTCCTTCGGCAGGTTCACCTTTGGCACCACCGGAACTAGTACTTGTGCTCGTGGCGGTGCCACTAGGGGCTGGAACGATATCGGGGACCAAGTTATgggcttgagcttgagcttggccGGCGAGACTGCCGGCAACGGCGGTCGCCTGTGAACCGAGATTCTTCGCCTGAGAAGTGACATTGGCAGCGGTTTCAGAATTGGCCGCCTGAGTAGCCAAGTTGCTGGCCTGGGTAGCGAGGTTGCTGGCAGTGTTGACAGCAGTGTTGGCCACGTTGGAAGCGGCTTCAGTAGCTTGGTTTAAAAAATTGGCTGAGAAGAGGTAAGAGAGAATTTAGAATGGACATCGTCGAAACTAGACGTACACATTGTAATTAGCTGTGAGTTACAGGTTAAATTGTTGTTGTATATGTAAATGATCTGGGAGAGATTCGAAGTATATGCATGCAGAGTGATCTGTtatatattatatatatatatacatatacatatatatgaCGTGTGTACGTATAGTGATGCTTTCCGCTGTTGGCATGCATGACGTCATGAAACGAGGGGTCAATTACGACATGCATGGGACTCCTCGGGGTTAAAGGGGCGTGGGGGTGGAAACTTACGTTAGTTCGTTCTCCAGTCTCCACCAGCGAGCGTGAAACAATAAATATGACGGTAAGATCTTGCTGGGACCAAATAAATTATAATAGATCTACTAAACGAAAGGCAGCATCCCACCAGCTATTACCGCAATATAAAAGTACCAAATACCGTCTTTTGATAGTGGTGAAGACCCCGATCACAATCCGTGATTTTCGTTGCCAGCTGCGGACCTAGGCTCAACATGCATACAACTGCAAGAGGCTGTAATTGGCCGCGCTCCGCACAGCAGTTGTTGATCACTGCGGGAGGCTGCGGGCGGCTTGATGACTGGCGAATATGCCGCTAACCTCCGTTTGTCACACTCCAGGAACCATCTTTGATAAACTTATGCGACCCCGGTGAATATCTCTGTCTGGCGTTCATCAGGTCCATTTCAGGCCTTGATGTTTTGTCACTGGGTCTCAAGATATACCGTAGGCTATGTCGAACTGATGATTACCAAAAAAAGAGCGGGATAGACTTTGAAGGGATTAATGGAGGTGAAAACGGACACTGGAATGTAATATGTGCCGGTGTTGGTCTTGAGTGATgtaagagaagaaaatggcGATATGATAATGCAAAAAACATGGGTGAAGGTTTGATGAGCATGCTTGGAAACGAAGAAAAATGGTGGCCATGTGAAAATTACAGAGCATTCAAGAGCATTCAAAAGGTTTCTGGGGCCTCCTGCGAACGTTACTACGTCCgatggaaggaatggagagaaaagggcCCTCTGGATACGTATGAAACAGACCTCCTAATTCCCTTTGTTAAAAACTAtactcctttttttctgccGCCAATGTAGTCGTCCGGAACGCCAAAACATGATCTTATTAACATGTTGAGTGTTGATATCAGACCGAATCAGCAGGCCAAATCAATAAGGGATTTGACATCCGTCTCCATGTAGAAAAAGGGGGAAATGATCGAAACAAAGCGAATGAAGCGACGGCATGAAATCTGATCTCCAATCTTCATTTTCGGGGGCCAGGCGCCCACCACCTCTGAGCCAAGAAGTTAATTGACCGCACGACGAGTAATGATCGAtagacaaaaaaaaagtagTAAAAGAAATTGGACCCCCATCAACAGTCGCGATGGATCATCTCCAATTATTATAATGGAGCTCGCTGTATGATATAAGAGTACATTGTAAAGTAGAAGAACGTTTGTTGGGCAACCTTTGCGTGGATGTCATTTTTATTTGTAGTCGTTGACCCCTATCACATGGCCTTTATCTGATGGGAACGCAGGAAGCAGCAAGAAGCGACACTCAGTGTTCCATTGTTGATAAGGCAGAAGCATGTAATACAGATTACCAACAATTGATAAAGGGATAAATGGTTCTTATCAGAAAAACTTAATGAAATAAGGACGGGTGGCACTACTACGTGATAGAACGAACGGCTCGGCCGGCGTCTTTGCACGATAACAGCCAGTTGTGTTCGTTACAAGAACCGAAGTTCATGGTATATCGGTAGTCTAACAGTACCACATAGCTATCGTATATTGCTGAGGTATGTTATTTTATGTCCGAATCTATGACACTCAATTTACCAGCAGCAACGAAAAAAGAACAGACGACGAACGAAAGGCgacagaagatgaagactgAGATGCGACGTGCTTTGTTACGCTTCGCCGCTGAATGCCGAAGAGAATGGTCGGCTTTTTGGCGCCGAAATAAGGCCGCGGGCGCCTTTTTGGTTTTTGACTCAGGGTCCAAATCCATATCTGATAAACCACTCGCACGACACACCTAATTCGAAAAGTCAAAAAGCCAACCCTTGTCCGTTTACGTCGCTCTCAAAAatacttcctcctctgctcACTTGTCCAACTCTTCGCCCTCCTTACGACCTCTTCCAGTATCCTCACTACAGTCAATCCAGTTTTTGAGAGTCTGCCACTAGCGAATATATTTTTGCCTCCCGCATCATACAGCTCCAGCATCGGCCGAAATCCACCTCCTCTGTAAAACGTTTAGGCCCTATCTATACAACGAAACCAACGATTTGCCTCGCTCCCGTCACCAGTCCAACAAACGTACCAGGACTGTATTGAGTCCTGCTCTATTCAAAATGGCCCAATCTTCTATGCGAACTGTAGTCGTCCTCGGCGCCTCATACGGAGGTTGCCATGCATCCAAAATGTTGGCGGAGGAACTCCCTCCCAACTGGAGGCTGATTGCCATTGACCGAAACTCACATTTCAACCGTACGTACAGTAGTGTGTCATTCGCACCAGAAACATGGCTAATCCTGGCGTTTCGGATTTGTCCGTAGACGTCTACGCCTTCCCCCGATTTACTGTTAAGTCTCAGCATGCTCCCAAGGGCTTCATTCCTTATAAACGCATGCTTGATCCTCAGCCGAAGGGATCATCCGATCCCCTCACCCCTCCACAGTCCCCTCCCGTCGAATCAGCTACTCTATCTGACGAGTTTTCTGCTCGTTCCCGACACCAATTCATCCAGGCTTGCGTTATCAAGCTCACTTCTCGAGAGGTAACATTCGTTCGACCTACCCATCAGGCCAGCTCTAGCATTTCTACCACTGGGAACATGGCCTATGGCGAGTTTGATGGGCCCGAAGAGACTATCAAATTTGATTATCTCATCTATGCTCTTGGTAGTACCCTTCCAGATCCCGTCAATGTATGGCAGCCGATCGATGAGGGTGCGATCGGCGAGCAAAGAAAGCCGGGGACGAAGAAGCGCGGATTGCGGTTCATGGAATTACAAGAGGAGAATTTCAGGCAAGCCGATCGTATCTTGATTGTCGGTGGCGGGGCTCTTGGCATTGAATTTGCAAGTGACTTGAAGGATTTGTATCCCGAGAAGAAAATTACATTGCTGCATTCCAGAACAAGAGTGATGCCTCTTTATCCTCTTGAGCTTCATACGATCAGTAAGTTCAAAGCGCCAGTTTTGAGATGAAGACTGACATTGATATTGTAGTCATTGAGGCACTTAGAAAAATGGGTGTGGAGGTTGTCCTCGGTGAGCGAGTGATGACTTGGCCTGATGAGCCAGAGACTCTCGATGGTAAAACGAAATACGTCACCACGGACAAAGGTCGAACGTTCGAAGCTGATATAGTCGTAAGTATGATTTTTCGCTGTCCGTGTGCAATTATTCACGCTATATCTAGCTGCCTTGTACTGGTCAGAAGCCCCACGTTTCTCTCATGGCTGAAGTTAACCCGGCCCTCATTTCCCCCGCCACTTCCCGTATTCGCGTACTCCCCACTCAGCAGGTTCACCCTGGGCCCATTCCTCCTGCCAAGGTCGGATCTGCGGCCGATCAACTTGCTCAGCTTTCTCTTGGTCCAGCTCCTTTCACCCCACCATCTTCCGATGTGGCCTCGTTTGAGGCTTCCAGTGGTACTGGACATAGCGAAGTTGCTCAAGAGGAAGATTATAGCCACATCTTTGCTATTGGGGATTGTGCGGAGACAAAGGCTATCCAAGCGGGCCATACTGCGTACTGGATGGGTGAGGTTGCCGCGAGGAATATTTTGAGGTTGATtgcaaaggaagaagggggagagaagaaggatgagccTCTGGAGAATTACGAGCCGGGGCCTCCTGCCATTAAAATTACTCTCGGTATCGTGAGTGTAAATGGCCGGTTCTCAAATATCTCTAATGCTTATTTCTCCGGTAGAGCAATGCAGTTGTAGCTAACGGTGATGGCGTCACCATCAACAATGATGGCGTTGAAGATATGCATTCTTTGGTCATGTGGTATGTTTAGTATCTGTCATTTATATGTTGACTAATGCTGATTTTTTTGTACAGGCCAACTTGTAATGCTGAGGGAATGGATATTAACGAATAATATGGTAGTTCTTGGGTCGATCTCATTGGGTGTAACCCTTACGATTATAGTTTCGGATAATTGGGCACTTTTGATTTGATGTGTGGATGGACTGCTATGTAGTGGAGCATATGGGCAAAGGTAGGAGGCTGGACGCTGTATACAGTATGCATTCTGTTTTGATTACCTCAAACAATTGTAATCTATCTTCTGGCCATTGCGCGTCCTTCACAGAACTAATAACTGTCGAAAATCCTTCTCTGGCATCTGCTCATGATGAGTACAGCAAAAAATATTAAGAGATAATATGCTGATGCTCAGCAACTCATGCATTTCATGATCATTGGACGAAAGCTGGTACGACAAACAAACAGGAATAATTTCAGTTCGAATAATGTATATTGTAAGTCCTTGCCCAAACGGGAATCTAGCCCGCTGTTTTCTGATCCAGATAATGGGTTCCCGGTAAAGCTCTTAATCTTTCCGCAGCCTGTTCCGGAGTTAAATCCCTCTATTCAAGATGATTAGCAGTTTATCACTGTATAGGATATGATTCAACATACTTGTACTTCAGCCATCATTTCAAAGCCAACCAAGAATTTGCGTACGCTGGCGCTCCTTAAGAGAGGCGGATAGAAGTGAAAGTGGATGTGAGCCACATCGCTGTCCGGGTcggaaggtggaagaggagattgatgCAGTCCCATAGAATAGGGGAATGGGCATCTAATGAGGACAGGTCAGTTGAACAATTCAACAATCCAGCAGATGGGTGACTTACGAGAAAAGATTGTCATACCTTACCAAAAGCCTCTGAAGTATACGGGCCAGCCCGATTACTTCATTATCGTTTAGCTGAATAAGAGAAGGGATGTGTCTCTTGTAAGGAAGCACTTTTGCAGTCCATTAGCTAATTCCATTATTCCCTTGATTCCAAGTATCTTACGAAGAGTTTCAAAAGGCCACACAGCCCAAAACGGGACCACTGCGACCCATCCACTCTCTTCATCGATTTCAAccaccctttcctttcgccccacttcttcagctGCATAAGTGCACAGCAAACACGGGCATCCGTCTCCTCGCACCGGGGCATTACCAGAAGACATTAAGGTTGAGGCCGCCAAATTATTCAGCTCCATTTGGGGTTCATCAGGTATACTGTGAAAGCCGTCAGGGATCCGCTACCGTCGGAAACATGTTTTTGTTACTCACTAGGACAATGACCAGACCTTGTAAAGAGTATATCAGTCGATTCATATGGACGCCTTAATAGTAGCTTTACTCACCTGTCcatgaggatgaggtgcACTGGCACCCATCATAGCCCCCCGGTTCTATTAAAGTAATGTGTATCAACACTCTTTTGGAACAGCGAAAAGGCCTACCTCAAATATTTGCACGTATCCTTGACCACTGCTTTCCTCTAGCATCCGTCCCTCCTCCATGTACACGTCTTTCCACTCCCTGATCACCCTGACCACGTCGTTTATGTTCATCCTAGCAATTGTAAGATCATGCTTGGGATGAAAACAGATGACTTTACATCGCCCCCTGATCGGTTCAGATGCGAAGAGCGTATCCGACGGACTGACTTTGGAAGGTTGCTGAAGGCTTGGCAGAGGCCCAGGCAGGAGAGCCGGAAAGTCGTTTTCGAAAGTCTGCTAGTTATGAGCAGGTGCTGGGTTGATTATTGGGAAGAGTGGGCACTGACAAAAGTATCCATATACATTGGGTTCCTGTTGCCATTACTTCTTTCGTTACCCGGACAAAGATTGCAAGTTGCCTCATATTCTGGAAGAGTCGTCAGGACCGGTTCCTCAGTCTGCCCCTGTGATATAATAACATCAGTTCTTGCCTTTCTAATGCAACCCGCATCGAGTTGTTGACTTTGGACATCCGACTCTTCACTGCCATGTCCTAATAGCCATCTGGCTGATGTTCAAGTACGAGCCTTACCTTCCATGGTCGTTTGGTCCTATGAGGGGATACCAGTACATGTTTGCCTATCAGAGGATTATCTAATCCCTTGCATGATCAGCTGCTAGTAAATGTCTCCGTTCTTGATATTGTACTCACATCGTCTATGAGGGTGTTCAGTCGGCTCAAAATTTGGAACCTCCAAATGTGCAGACGACATATTTGAACGGATGAGCCAATAAGTCTCCCAGTCTCAATGAAAACGCAGACTTGTCTTATGGATTCGTTAATAAGTACGTACTCGAGTATCTGTTTTGTTCTTTAATCTGCTCACCCATATTTAACCAGGCACGGGTATTTTGGTGCCGGGATACTTCCAACGCCGGATCATGATGTCACGgcatatcttcttcaacctgCGGCTTGTTCTATATACGGTACAAGTGCAACAGACTGACGTTGACTACTTACTATAATCAATTATATGAACATGCATGCAGATAGTAGCGATGAACATCAATGAATCCATTCACTGCTGGCACCAATACACTGAGGCAAAGTACGGATTAAAAAAGTATCCGGACCCAAAACCAGCAGGAAAAGGGGCGATGACTataaaagaagatgatgatggcacATACAAAGTTACGACGacggtgaagagggaacGCACGGGGGCACGAACAACATTACATGAATATAGAGGGATACGAATTTGAAGCATTGGGAATCAGGAAGCATGGCAAGTTTGATCCAATGTCCGCGCAAAACTAAGCCGAGTTATCGGTAAAGAGAGGTGGAGCTCCAGTCGTCGGCGGTTACCAAGGCCACCAACcagatttcttcttctcgggCTGAGGATTGTACACCTTCTGCATCTCCTCAAGCAGAGCTTCGAAAGCCCCCGCTGTTTGCAAGCATCAGGCGTGACAATTCTATCTCTCTCCAGAGGATGTACTCACAGACATTGGCATTGTCCTTAGCGCTAGATTCTATGAAACCGGCGTGGAGTTTCTTCGCCAAAGcctcaccctcttccttcgtgACGGATCTATTCATATTTTGGTCAGAATCTAAAGAGAAACAACTGACCGAATAAGGCACTTACCTCTCATCCCTTAGATCAGTTTTCTGCCCCACAATGACAAGAGGCACACTTTCCAGCCCAGCATAATCCAAGATCTTGTCGTAGATTGTGGGCACCATGTCGAAGGACTGTCTTGAAGCGATAGAATATACAAGCATGTATCCATGGACTCCAACAGCATA
This DNA window, taken from Cryptococcus deuterogattii R265 chromosome 3, complete sequence, encodes the following:
- a CDS encoding oxidoreductase; translated protein: MAQSSMRTVVVLGASYGGCHASKMLAEELPPNWRLIAIDRNSHFNHVYAFPRFTVKSQHAPKGFIPYKRMLDPQPKGSSDPLTPPQSPPVESATLSDEFSARSRHQFIQACVIKLTSREVTFVRPTHQASSSISTTGNMAYGEFDGPEETIKFDYLIYALGSTLPDPVNVWQPIDEGAIGEQRKPGTKKRGLRFMELQEENFRQADRILIVGGGALGIEFASDLKDLYPEKKITLLHSRTRVMPLYPLELHTIIIEALRKMGVEVVLGERVMTWPDEPETLDGKTKYVTTDKGRTFEADIVLPCTGQKPHVSLMAEVNPALISPATSRIRVLPTQQVHPGPIPPAKVGSAADQLAQLSLGPAPFTPPSSDVASFEASSGTGHSEVAQEEDYSHIFAIGDCAETKAIQAGHTAYWMGEVAARNILRLIAKEEGGEKKDEPLENYEPGPPAIKITLGISNAVVANGDGVTINNDGVEDMHSLVMWPTCNAEGMDINE
- a CDS encoding Ras family other, with amino-acid sequence MSSTSGPLKRKVVIMGSTSVGKTSLTQQYVAPPTYTASYYPTIEDTSHKIVKYKGADYDIEIVDSAGLEEYSLFPGKYAVGVHGYMLVYSIASRQSFDMVPTIYDKILDYAGLESVPLVIVGQKTDLRDERSVTKEEGEALAKKLHAGFIESSAKDNANVSGAFEALLEEMQKVYNPQPEKKKSGWWPW
- a CDS encoding galactose-1-phosphate uridylyltransferase produces the protein MSSAHLEVPNFEPTEHPHRRYNPLIGKHVLVSPHRTKRPWKGQTEEPVLTTLPEYEATCNLCPGNERSNGNRNPMYMDTFTFENDFPALLPGPLPSLQQPSKVSPSDTLFASEPIRGRCKVICFHPKHDLTIARMNINDVVRVIREWKDVYMEEGRMLEESSGQGYVQIFENRGAMMGASAPHPHGQVWSLSYIPDEPQMELNNLAASTLMSSGNAPVRGDGCPCLLCTYAAEEVGRKERVVEIDEESGWVAVVPFWAVWPFETLLLPYKRHIPSLIQLNDNEVIGLARILQRLLVRYDNLFSCPFPYSMGLHQSPLPPSDPDSDVAHIHFHFYPPLLRSASVRKFLVGFEMMAEVQRDLTPEQAAERLRALPGTHYLDQKTAG